AGGAAAGGCTTGCTCGTTGCGATAAACATTGGCTTCTTGTTGGTAGACCAGGGTGAAGAAGGGAGCCGGTGGGGGGGTCCAGGGGGCCGTGACCAGATATTTGAGGTTAAGAAAGCTGAAGAATCGGTTCTCTACGTTGGGAACGTTATAACCTTCGAAATAACCAACATAGGGGCGGATGAGCTTCAAAGAAAAGTCAATATACCGGGCATTGAACAAGGCATTCAGGGAACCAATGTCATCCAGACCATAACCACTGGCCGTATTGGGATAGAAAAAGCCGTCCAATCCATAAATTCGGAAAACCCCCGGATCTTGTTGAATAAATTTTATATACGGTGCGGGATCTGTAAAGAGGGATAAATCAGATCTTTTATAATGGGCTTTAGGGAGCCAGATGAAAAGTTCTATGATTAAAAGAAGTCCCAGAAATGTAGCGAGGATTTTATGGGAGGGCAGAGAACCGAGGGTAGGGAATTTTAATCGATGGGCAAAAAGCCGGGATAGAGGATCGGCCGACCATTTTCTACCCAGCAACCCGGTTCCCACTGTCGCAAGCAGGCAGAGGATGACAGGTGGAAGAATCTGTCGAACGGCATAGTCCCCTTTATGCTGTTTGAGCAGATCAGGATAATAAAGTCCTAATAACAAGGCTAAAGAGGCAAGTCCTAAGAGAATCGAGAGGGTCAGATATCGGGTCCGAATACGGCCATCTATAAGTTGTTGCAAAAACAAGCCTGCCAAAGCCGCTGTGGAAAACATAAACTCGCCAGGAAAATATCGGGTAAAAAAGCTGACCCGAAAGGCCGGGAGGTTACCGATAAAATTATTAAAGGTCGTGGAGAGGTTATATCCTTTGACGAGGAAAAAGATGACCATTGTTGTGAAGAAAAGGGCCTTTCCCCGGAAAGCAAATCCTTGAAGAAATAAAGTGGCGACCATGATGGCTACGACCATTCCCATATATCCCGGTAAATATTGCCAGTTTGCCCCATCCCAGGCGTCATTGATCGGTCCCCAGAAGTAAGGCACCCATAAGTCGAAGATATGGGAAAGGGGAGCTCCAAGAAGTCCCACACGATACTTGGCTTCATGGAGACCCACATTACCTATTTTTACAAATTCCAAAAAGGGGAGAAGCATAATAGAAGAGAGGAGAAAGCCAAGGAGGATGGCTACTGTAAACCAGGTACAGGAAACCAGGAATGAAAATCCTGGACTCTCTACCTTTGATTTCCGGCTTCTGATTTCTTGAATAATCCGGAACAGGTAATACATTGAACCGTAAAACAGGGCGAAAAAGGTGGACTCTGGATGCCCTCCCAGGATGATAAGTCCGACCAGAATGGCCACTAAAAGCAGGTTTTTTAACCTAAGGGTCTGCAGCAATCGCTCCGATACGTATAAAAGACCCGGTAAAAGGACGACGGCATTGATATAAACCATATTGAGGTTAAGGATGAGATGCCCACAGAGCATAAAGGCCGATGCGCCGAAGAAGGCCGGGAGCTTTTGGAGGTTAAGGAATTTACGAAAGAAAGCATAAGACAGAACACCCGCAGAGAGAATTCGGAGGATCATAAAGGCATCCCAGGTTTTAGCGGTGGGATTTAGAAAGAGAGGTAAGTGAAAGGGAAAGAACACCCCGGTATGCATATCTGCATTTAAAGGAGATCCTGTGGCAGAATGGGGATTCCAAAGGGGAATCCAGCCGCTTTTATAGGTTTGAGAAGCCACTTTAATAAAAGGTTCATGTTGAAGGGCCGAGGCGGCCGGGTCGATCACATGATGGGGCTTAAGGGCTGTTCCACCGGTGAGCAGACTGTAATCCAGGAAGACGACATCGTAAAAAAACAAAATCAGCAGAAAACCCAATAGCAGCGTTATCCCTCCCAACTCATAAAGAAAAGAACGGGCCAGGGTCTGGTGATAACTCTTTACAAATCGGGAAATCCATTTAAATGGATAAAGCCAGAATAAATATGCGGCCGTTCCCAGCCAGATAAATTTGATCAGGGTGACAAGCTGTGTGGCTATTCGATTGAGTTTATAATTCCGGTAGGTAACAGGTTGAGGGGTTAGAACATAGGAGGGTAAGCTTTCTAGAGGTTGATCCTGCCGGGCCCAAAAAAGGTCCATCCGATAATGGCCTCCGGCCTGAAAGTATCGAATTCGAATGGGATAAATTCCGGCCTCCAGATAGATCTGACCCCTCACCTCTTCCAACCCGTGTTCACCACCGTTATCGACCACACGTTGGTCGTTGATAAACAAATCAGAGCCATCGTCGGAAGCCGTAGCAAAGGTATACAACCCGGGTCTCTCTATGGCAATAAATCCTTTCCATAGAATACTAAATCGATTTTCTGAGAACCGACTTCGTCGCTCTTTTAACTGCTCCGTCGAGATCTCCGGATCTAAGACCTCAAATTGGGGAGTTCCCTGCCACCTTGGATTAGCATAGTACTTCCCTTCCAGTCCATAAGGAATCCTAAACCGCCTCTCTAACCCATAAGCTCCAAGGGAGATAAGAATTAAACAAAGCAGATAGAACCCCAGTTCCTTTTTGGAGGGGAGAATTTTTAAAATCTTAACCTGCATATTTGCTTACGAGTAGAAGTAATCCTTATCCCACCGGCTAATGCTATTCTAAGGAGGAAGTGTTGGTTTGCCTTACAAAACCAGCGATGAGGGTGGCTATCACCGATCCTAATCCTGTAAGGGTCATCCACGCACCTATTTTATAGGAAGCAGGTAGGTAACGAAACTCTACCCGGTGATCTCCCTTTTCCAGAAAGACCGCACGGAGAAAATAATCGGCCAGATAGATTTTTCTCTCCTGGCCATTTACATAAGCCTTCCAACCTGGGTAATAAGGGTCTGCCAGTACCAAAAATCCGGGTTGATCGAGTCGAGTTTTTAGGGTAATTCGCGTCGACTCGTATTGAAGAATCTCTACTGAGTCTTTAGCCTGTGAAGCGGGGAGGGTAAGCCTATTTTCTTGCCCCTCACCCCCTAGTTCCCCCTCTCCTGAAGCTTCAGGAGAGGGGGACAGGAGGTGAGGGGGTTCTTCTTCTAAAATAACCGTAGAGCGAAGATCAAAGCTGTCATCGGCCAGTCGATCCAGGATTTTTTCCTTATCCGGGAGGACCTGGGTTCGATGGGCGACAAAGGCCCGTGGAAAGGCGTTATTATTCTTGTAAATTTTGACCTCTCCCTCATAAATCTTGGTAAAGGAAGCATGGGAACTCAAGGAGTAGGTAGCAAATCCCAGGTCTCCTGGAATTGGCTTCCCATCCACATAGGCCTGCCCATCGGGATAGATATCCCGTTCGTTGACCCAGATGGTAGGAACCTGACCCGATAGTCCTGTTGATCCGGATACTTCAAAGTAAAAAGAACGTCCTTTGGAA
The window above is part of the Candidatus Limnocylindrales bacterium genome. Proteins encoded here:
- a CDS encoding PA14 domain-containing protein, with product MQVKILKILPSKKELGFYLLCLILISLGAYGLERRFRIPYGLEGKYYANPRWQGTPQFEVLDPEISTEQLKERRSRFSENRFSILWKGFIAIERPGLYTFATASDDGSDLFINDQRVVDNGGEHGLEEVRGQIYLEAGIYPIRIRYFQAGGHYRMDLFWARQDQPLESLPSYVLTPQPVTYRNYKLNRIATQLVTLIKFIWLGTAAYLFWLYPFKWISRFVKSYHQTLARSFLYELGGITLLLGFLLILFFYDVVFLDYSLLTGGTALKPHHVIDPAASALQHEPFIKVASQTYKSGWIPLWNPHSATGSPLNADMHTGVFFPFHLPLFLNPTAKTWDAFMILRILSAGVLSYAFFRKFLNLQKLPAFFGASAFMLCGHLILNLNMVYINAVVLLPGLLYVSERLLQTLRLKNLLLVAILVGLIILGGHPESTFFALFYGSMYYLFRIIQEIRSRKSKVESPGFSFLVSCTWFTVAILLGFLLSSIMLLPFLEFVKIGNVGLHEAKYRVGLLGAPLSHIFDLWVPYFWGPINDAWDGANWQYLPGYMGMVVAIMVATLFLQGFAFRGKALFFTTMVIFFLVKGYNLSTTFNNFIGNLPAFRVSFFTRYFPGEFMFSTAALAGLFLQQLIDGRIRTRYLTLSILLGLASLALLLGLYYPDLLKQHKGDYAVRQILPPVILCLLATVGTGLLGRKWSADPLSRLFAHRLKFPTLGSLPSHKILATFLGLLLIIELFIWLPKAHYKRSDLSLFTDPAPYIKFIQQDPGVFRIYGLDGFFYPNTASGYGLDDIGSLNALFNARYIDFSLKLIRPYVGYFEGYNVPNVENRFFSFLNLKYLVTAPWTPPPAPFFTLVYQQEANVYRNEQAFP